Proteins encoded in a region of the Gemmatimonadota bacterium genome:
- a CDS encoding serine/threonine protein kinase, producing MEPGDAGHGAGARSPEGERFDRVQAIFHAAVDLPVEAQAKFVATACGDDVELRRAVTRMLAADSVNDSPVDGDASRLAAMLLGDRANAPLPPHNFGPYRAVRVLGEGGMGVVYLGERSDLQSVAAIKILRDAWASMARRERFLTEQRTLAQLNHPAIAHLIDAGSLADGTPWIAMEYVDGKSLTDHCRENHSPLRQRLQLVRAVCEAVLHAHQHLVIHRDIKPSNVLVRADGTVKLLDFGIAKQLEPAHAAVDATRTGLRLMTPAYAAPEQVRGERVGVHTDVYSLGVLLYELLAGTVPFDLSDRTPAEAEAIITGEDPVKPSQRARTTGGRGTSASLAQWGDLDVLCLTAMHKDPARRYRSVDAFIRDIDHFLGGAPLDAHPDSVGYRVTAFARRNARAVTSVAVGVVALVALVTFYTVRLAQARDEARQESVRAQRIQRFMSSLFQGGDEAAGPAESLRVVTLLDKGVVEARGLDAEPAVQADLYATLGGIYRQLGVYDRADSLLGVGVARWRTLAGEESPEAARAQVALGDLRTDQARYDDAEQLLRAGMATLRRTRPADDPGIADAGIALGRSITERGEHERAIAVLDSVVAELRLRDSASTQLVDGLEELASAHFYAGNYDVADSLNRDVLALTKRLFGERHPRVANDLMNLGATEQERGNTAASERYFREALALTTAFYGENHILTAGNLVYLGRSLLVQNRYAESRGFFERSLAIRERVFGPMHPSVANTLNEIGSLAIRESQYADAERTYARVLDIYRRAYPPTNYRIGVATGNLADTYLYRKDYRRAEPLYREALEIYIASQGAEHINTGIGYLKLGRCLMRSGRFKEAVPQTERGYAIVGKVAAPENGFMQAARLDLSIALDSLGRREEAARYKAEREKYLSK from the coding sequence GTGGAACCGGGAGACGCGGGACACGGGGCGGGCGCGCGGTCGCCCGAAGGGGAACGCTTCGACCGGGTGCAGGCGATCTTTCACGCCGCCGTCGACCTCCCGGTCGAGGCACAGGCCAAGTTCGTGGCGACGGCGTGCGGCGACGACGTCGAGCTGCGGCGTGCGGTGACGCGAATGCTGGCGGCCGACTCGGTGAACGACTCCCCGGTCGACGGCGACGCCTCGCGGCTCGCGGCCATGCTCCTGGGCGACCGAGCCAACGCCCCACTCCCCCCGCACAACTTCGGCCCGTATCGCGCGGTGCGCGTGCTGGGAGAAGGGGGGATGGGGGTCGTCTACCTGGGGGAGCGCAGCGACCTGCAGAGCGTTGCGGCCATCAAGATCCTGCGCGATGCGTGGGCGTCGATGGCGCGACGCGAGCGATTCCTCACCGAGCAGCGCACGCTGGCCCAGCTCAACCACCCGGCCATCGCGCACCTCATCGATGCGGGATCGCTCGCCGACGGGACGCCGTGGATCGCGATGGAGTACGTCGACGGGAAATCGCTCACCGATCACTGTCGCGAGAACCACTCCCCGCTCCGCCAGCGATTGCAGCTGGTGCGCGCCGTCTGCGAGGCGGTGCTGCACGCGCACCAGCACCTCGTGATCCATCGCGACATCAAGCCGTCCAACGTCCTCGTGCGCGCCGACGGGACGGTGAAGCTGCTCGACTTCGGGATCGCCAAGCAGCTCGAACCGGCCCATGCCGCGGTCGACGCGACGCGCACGGGACTCCGCCTCATGACCCCGGCGTACGCGGCCCCCGAGCAGGTGCGCGGCGAACGCGTGGGCGTGCACACCGACGTCTACTCGCTGGGCGTGCTGCTCTACGAACTGCTGGCCGGGACGGTCCCCTTCGATCTCTCCGACCGCACGCCGGCCGAAGCCGAGGCGATCATCACCGGCGAGGACCCGGTGAAGCCGTCACAACGCGCGCGCACCACCGGCGGCCGCGGCACCTCGGCGAGCCTCGCGCAGTGGGGCGACCTCGACGTGTTGTGCCTGACGGCGATGCACAAGGACCCGGCGCGCCGCTACCGCTCGGTCGACGCCTTCATTCGCGACATCGACCACTTCCTGGGCGGCGCCCCGCTCGACGCGCACCCCGATTCGGTGGGATATCGCGTCACGGCCTTCGCCAGGCGCAACGCACGTGCGGTCACCTCGGTGGCGGTGGGCGTGGTGGCGCTGGTCGCCCTGGTCACGTTCTACACGGTGCGCCTGGCGCAGGCGCGCGACGAGGCACGCCAGGAGTCGGTGCGCGCGCAGCGCATCCAGCGCTTCATGTCGTCGCTCTTCCAGGGGGGCGACGAGGCCGCCGGGCCCGCCGAGTCGCTGCGGGTGGTCACGCTGCTCGACAAGGGGGTGGTGGAGGCCCGCGGCCTCGACGCCGAGCCGGCGGTGCAGGCCGACCTCTACGCCACGCTGGGCGGAATCTACCGACAGTTAGGGGTCTACGACCGCGCCGATTCGCTCCTGGGGGTGGGGGTCGCGCGCTGGCGCACCCTCGCCGGCGAAGAGAGCCCGGAGGCCGCGCGCGCGCAGGTGGCGCTAGGCGACCTGCGCACCGACCAGGCGCGCTACGACGACGCCGAGCAGCTGCTGCGCGCCGGGATGGCGACGCTGCGCCGCACGCGCCCCGCCGACGATCCGGGGATCGCCGATGCCGGGATCGCCCTCGGGCGATCGATCACCGAGCGCGGCGAGCACGAACGGGCCATCGCCGTGCTCGACTCGGTGGTGGCCGAGCTGCGCCTGCGCGACAGCGCCTCCACGCAGCTCGTCGACGGACTCGAGGAGCTGGCGAGCGCGCACTTCTACGCCGGCAACTACGACGTCGCCGACTCGCTCAACCGCGACGTGCTCGCCCTCACCAAGCGCCTCTTCGGCGAGCGTCATCCGCGCGTCGCCAACGACCTCATGAACCTCGGCGCCACGGAGCAGGAGCGCGGGAACACCGCCGCGTCTGAGCGCTACTTCCGCGAGGCGCTGGCCCTCACCACAGCGTTCTACGGCGAGAACCACATCCTCACCGCGGGGAACCTGGTCTATCTCGGGCGCTCGCTTCTGGTGCAGAATCGGTATGCGGAGTCGCGCGGCTTCTTCGAGCGCTCGCTGGCCATCCGCGAGCGCGTCTTTGGCCCCATGCACCCGTCGGTGGCCAACACGCTCAACGAGATCGGGTCGCTGGCCATCCGCGAGTCGCAATACGCAGACGCCGAGCGGACGTACGCGCGAGTGCTCGACATCTATCGTCGCGCGTATCCGCCCACCAACTACCGCATCGGCGTGGCGACGGGCAACCTGGCCGACACGTACCTCTATCGGAAGGACTATCGACGCGCCGAACCGCTCTATCGTGAGGCACTGGAGATCTACATCGCCTCGCAGGGGGCTGAGCACATCAACACCGGGATCGGCTACCTCAAGCTGGGGCGCTGCCTGATGCGCAGCGGCCGCTTCAAGGAAGCGGTCCCCCAGACCGAGCGCGGCTACGCAATTGTGGGCAAGGTCGCCGCGCCGGAGAACGGCTTCATGCAGGCGGCGCGGCTCGACCTGTCGATCGCGCTCGACTCGTTAGGGCGGCGCGAGGAGGCGGCGCGCTACAAGGCGGAGCGGGAGAAGTACCTGTCCAAGTGA
- a CDS encoding Uma2 family endonuclease — protein MSMPAALDRYYTREEVLAFPEDGNRYELVHGELLVSPAPRARHQRAVGDLYFALRTFLGEHSAGEVLMSPADISWGGLPDVLVQPDLFVVPPQLGRVRDWLEVEQLSLVIEVLSPATARHDRFTKRRLYQEMQVPLYWLIDLDARRAEVWTPEAKFPVFEERVLTWQPAGAPEAFTIELAALFAE, from the coding sequence ATGTCCATGCCTGCCGCGCTCGATCGGTATTACACGAGGGAGGAAGTGCTCGCGTTCCCGGAGGACGGGAACCGGTACGAGCTCGTGCACGGGGAGCTGCTGGTGAGTCCGGCGCCGCGGGCTCGGCACCAGCGAGCGGTCGGGGATCTCTACTTCGCGTTGCGCACCTTCCTCGGCGAGCACAGCGCCGGCGAAGTGCTCATGTCCCCTGCTGATATCTCCTGGGGCGGGCTCCCGGATGTCCTCGTCCAACCCGACCTGTTCGTCGTCCCCCCGCAGCTCGGCCGGGTCCGCGACTGGCTCGAGGTCGAGCAGCTCTCGCTCGTCATCGAGGTGCTGAGCCCCGCCACCGCCCGCCACGACCGCTTCACCAAGCGGCGCCTCTACCAGGAAATGCAGGTCCCCCTGTACTGGCTGATCGACCTCGACGCGCGCCGCGCCGAGGTCTGGACGCCGGAGGCGAAGTTCCCGGTGTTCGAGGAGCGGGTGCTCACGTGGCAGCCGGCGGGGGCGCCCGAGGCGTTCACCATAGAACTCGCGGCGCTCTTCGCCGAGTAG
- a CDS encoding Uma2 family endonuclease yields MSMPAALDRYYTREEVLAFPEDGNRYELVHGELLVSPAPRLSHQDAVLALALQLAPYVTKHGVGKLHISPSDLSWGGRSDVTVQPDVFVVAPQDHPAREWIDVRQLSLVIEVLSPATARHDRFTKRRLYQEMQVPLYWLIDLDARRAEVWTPEATFPVIETRVLTWQPAAAAASFTLALETLFQD; encoded by the coding sequence ATGTCCATGCCTGCCGCGCTCGATCGGTACTACACGAGGGAAGAGGTGCTCGCGTTCCCGGAGGACGGGAACCGGTACGAGCTCGTGCACGGGGAGCTGCTGGTGAGTCCGGCGCCGCGCCTGTCGCACCAGGATGCGGTGCTCGCGCTCGCCCTCCAGCTCGCGCCGTACGTGACGAAGCACGGGGTGGGGAAACTCCACATCTCCCCATCAGACCTTTCTTGGGGCGGGCGCTCCGACGTCACGGTGCAGCCCGACGTCTTCGTCGTGGCACCGCAGGACCATCCCGCCCGCGAGTGGATCGACGTGCGGCAGCTCTCGCTCGTCATCGAAGTGCTGAGCCCCGCCACCGCGCGCCACGACCGCTTCACCAAGCGGCGCCTCTACCAGGAAATGCAGGTCCCCCTGTACTGGCTCATCGACCTCGACGCGCGCCGCGCCGAGGTCTGGACGCCGGAGGCGACCTTTCCGGTCATCGAGACGCGGGTGCTCACGTGGCAGCCGGCGGCGGCGGCCGCGTCGTTCACGCTCGCGCTCGAGACGCTCTTCCAGGACTAG
- a CDS encoding Uma2 family endonuclease, protein MSMPAALDRYYTREEVLAFPDDGNRYELVHGELLVSPAPRTRHQRVVGRLHFALMRYVEAHSAGEVLMSPADISWGGLPDVLVQPDLFVVPPQLGRVRDWLEVEQLSLVIEVLSPSTARHDRFTKRRLYQEMQVPLYWLIDLDARRAEVWTPEATFPVIETRVLTWQPAAATASFTLALETLFQD, encoded by the coding sequence ATGTCCATGCCTGCCGCGCTCGATCGGTATTACACGAGGGAGGAAGTGCTCGCATTCCCGGACGACGGGAACCGGTACGAGCTGGTGCACGGGGAGCTGCTGGTGAGTCCGGCGCCGCGGACGCGGCACCAGCGAGTGGTCGGACGGCTTCACTTCGCGTTGATGCGGTATGTGGAGGCGCACAGCGCCGGCGAAGTGCTCATGTCCCCGGCCGACATCTCCTGGGGCGGGCTCCCGGATGTCCTCGTCCAACCCGACCTGTTCGTCGTCCCCCCGCAGCTCGGCCGGGTCCGCGACTGGCTCGAGGTCGAGCAGCTCTCGCTCGTCATCGAAGTGCTGAGCCCCTCCACCGCGCGCCACGACCGCTTCACCAAGCGGCGCCTCTACCAGGAAATGCAGGTCCCCCTGTACTGGCTGATCGACCTCGACGCGCGCCGCGCCGAGGTGTGGACTCCCGAGGCGACCTTTCCGGTCATCGAGACGCGGGTGCTCACGTGGCAGCCGGCGGCGGCGACCGCGTCGTTCACGCTCGCGCTCGAGACGCTCTTCCAGGACTAG